Proteins encoded within one genomic window of Embleya scabrispora:
- a CDS encoding p23/wos2 family protein, whose translation MSDYQNRLECAMAAIHPEVLWAQRSSAEDATRNVVFLTVNVPDIHEDTLKCTLTPTSMSFSAVAGATGTPEQSYEFGLEFFAEIDPENSTRKLTSRSLSLILRKREAKLEYWPRLTKEKARSQHIKTDFRWWVDEDEQDDAPAFDADDFSGMVVE comes from the coding sequence TTGAGCGACTACCAGAACCGATTGGAGTGCGCCATGGCCGCCATTCATCCCGAGGTCCTGTGGGCTCAGCGCAGCAGCGCCGAGGACGCCACGAGGAACGTGGTGTTCCTGACCGTCAACGTTCCGGATATTCACGAGGACACGCTGAAGTGCACGCTGACGCCCACTTCCATGAGCTTCAGCGCCGTCGCCGGTGCGACGGGCACACCCGAGCAGAGCTACGAGTTCGGTCTGGAGTTCTTCGCGGAGATCGACCCGGAGAACTCGACCAGGAAGCTCACGTCGCGCTCGCTTTCTCTCATCCTGCGCAAGCGTGAAGCGAAGCTGGAGTACTGGCCTCGCCTGACGAAGGAGAAGGCCAGGTCCCAGCACATCAAGACGGACTTCCGCTGGTGGGTGGACGAAGACGAACAGGATGACGCGCCTGCATTCGACGCCGACGACTTCAGTGGCATGGTTGTGGAGTAG